From a region of the Triticum aestivum cultivar Chinese Spring chromosome 7D, IWGSC CS RefSeq v2.1, whole genome shotgun sequence genome:
- the LOC123167228 gene encoding fucosyltransferase 2, translated as MLRRDVEAGSDTVAVPPRKTRQRSAGSVAGHWLRHAEAAAPACIRRPMKGLDRRPRRWGCAANAVLLAFIITVPSLVVFFGARTSAPAVWINAANALRRGSEPAHDRLLGGLLADGVDERSCHSRYQSAMYRRRAGRQPSPYLVSKLRRHEALQRRCGPGTAAYSHAQEQLRSGKNHAAGTGSPECKYLVSISYRGLGNRILAAASAFLYAVLTDRVLLVDPSNEMGELFCEPFPGTTWVLPPDFPLTSYTNFSIETAESHANMVKNKVISPVDVGAVSSARELPAFAYIHLDHDATGEDKQFYCDEDQSVLRDIRWLVMRTDSYIVPGLFLVMAFQEELGMLFPEPDTVFHHLGRYLFHPSNHVWGLVARYHDAYLAAADQRVGIQVRVFGSAPNSPELLEQITTCAQKEGLLPELLAEGLPAATTPPPAPSRRRSKAVLVTSLKAWYYDKLKGMYWERATVTGEAVGVHQPSHEEYQHFGARSHDTKAWAEIYLLSLTDVLVTSGFSTFGYVAQGLGGLTPWVMFKPDNGSVVPNPPCGRDVSMEPCFHAPPFYDCRIKQGADTGKIVPQVQHCKDVSWGLKLVPPS; from the exons ATGCTGCGACGGGATGTCGAGGCAGGCAGCGATACCGTAGCGGTGccgccgaggaagacgcggcagcgcTCGGCCGGCTCGGTCGCGGGCCACTGGCTGCGCCAcgccgaggcggcggcgccggcgtgcATCAGGCGTCCGATGAAAGGGCTCGATCGTAGGCCCAGGCGGTGGGGGTGCGCGGCCAACGCCGTGCTCctcgccttcatcatcaccgtgCCGTCGTTGGTCGTCTTCTTCGGCGCGCGCACCAGCGCGCCGGCGGTGTGGATCAACGCCGCCAACGCCTTACGCCGAG GATCAGAGCCAGCGCATGACAGGCTTCTCGGCGGCCTCCTGGCCGACGGCGTCGACGAGAGATCTTGCCACAGCAGGTACCAGTCCGCCATGTACCGCCGGAGAGCCGGCAGGCAGCCCTCTCCGTACCTCGTCTCCAAGCTGCGGCGGCACGAGGCCCTGCAAAGACGCTGCGGCCCGGGCACCGCCGCCTACAGCCACGCGCAGGAGCAACTCAGGTCGGGGAAGAACCACGCCGCCGGCACCGGGTCACCGGAGTGCAAGTACCTGGTCTCCATATCGTACCGCGGCCTCGGCAACCGGATCCTGGCCGCCGCGTCGGCGTTCCTCTACGCGGTGCTCACCGACCGCGTCCTCCTCGTCGACCCCAGCAACGAGATGGGCGAGCTGTTCTGCGAGCCCTTCCCCGGCACCACGTGGGTGCTCCCGCCGGACTTCCCGCTGACGAGCTACACCAACTTCAGCATCGAGACGGCCGAGAGCCACGCGAACATGGTGAAGAATAAGGTGATCAGCCCCGTCGACGTCGGCGCCGTGTCGTCGGCGCGGGAGCTACCGGCGTTCGCGTACATTCATCTCGACCACGACGCCACCGGGGAAGACAAGCAGTTCTACTGCGACGAGGACCAGAGTGTTCTCCGGGACATCCGGTGGCTGGTGATGAGGACGGACAGCTACATCGTGCCGGGGCTGTTCCTGGTCATGGCCTTCCAGGAGGAGCTCGGCATGCTCTTCCCGGAGCCGGACACCGTGTTCCACCACCTCGGCCGCTACCTCTTCCACCCGAGCAACCACGTCTGGGGCCTCGTCGCGCGCTACCACGACGCCTACCtcgcggcggcggaccagcgggtCGGCATCCAGGTGCGCGTCTTCGGCAGTGCCCCGAACTCGCCGGAGCTCCTGGAGCAGATCACCACGTGCGCGCAGAAGGAGGGTCTGCTTCCGGAGTTGCTCGCAGAGGGACTGCccgccgccaccacgccgccgccggcGCCTTCCCGGAGGAGGTCCAAGGCCGTGCTCGTGACCTCCCTCAAGGCCTGGTACTACGACAAGCTCAAGGGCATGTACTGGGAGCGCGCGACGGTGACCGGCGAGGCGGTGGGCGTGCACCAGCCGAGCCACGAGGAGTACCAGCACTTCGGCGCCAGGTCGCACGACACCAAGGCGTGGGCCGAGATATATCTGCTCAGCCTCACCGACGTGCTGGTGACCAGCGGCTTTTCGACGTTCGGGTACGTGGCGCAGGGCCTCGGCGGCCTCACGCCGTGGGTGATGTTCAAGCCGGACAACGGCTCTGTGGTGCCCAACCCGCCCTGCGGCCGGGACGTGTCCATGGAGCCGTGCTTCCACGCGCCGCCGTTCTACGACTGCAGGATCAAGCAGGGGGCGGACACCGGCAAGATTGTGCCGCAGGTGCAACATTGCAAAGACGTGAGCTGGGGGTTAAAGCTTGTTCCTCCCTCCTAA